One Phocoena sinus isolate mPhoSin1 chromosome 13, mPhoSin1.pri, whole genome shotgun sequence DNA segment encodes these proteins:
- the MTHFD2 gene encoding bifunctional methylenetetrahydrofolate dehydrogenase/cyclohydrolase, mitochondrial yields MAAVSLLSTLATRLLRPAQSCRLHHRPFHLSAVRNEAVVISGRKLAEQIKQEVRQEVEEWVASGHKRPHLSVVLVGENPASHSYVLNKTRAAADVGINSETIVKPASISEEELLNLINKLNNDDNVDGLLVQLPLPEHIDERKICNAVSPDKDVDGFHVINVGRMCLDQNSMLPATPWGVWEIIKRTGIPTLGKNVLVAGRSKNVGMPIAVLLHTDGAHERPGGDATVTISHRYTPKEQLKKHMALADIVVSAAGIPNLITADMIKEGAAVIDVGINRIQDPITAKPKLVGDVDFEGVRKKAGYITPVPGGVGPMTVAMLMKNTIIAAKKVLRLEEREVLKSKELGVASN; encoded by the exons ATGGCTGCAGTGTCCCTCTTATCCACTTTGGCCACCCGGCTGCTCCGGCCGGCGCAGAGCTGCCGCCTCCACCATCGCCCCTTCCACCTCTCGGCAGTTCG AAATGAAGCTGTTGTCATTTCGGGAAGGAAACTTGCTGAGCAGATCAAGCAGGAAGTGCGGCAGGAGGTGGAAGAGTGGGTGGCGTCAGGCCATAAACGGCCGCACCTGAGCGTCGTCCTGGTTGGTGAGAATCCTGCAAGTCACTCCTATGTCCTCAACAAAACCAGAGCAGCTGCCGATGTGG GAATCAACAGTGAGACAATTGTGAAACCAGCTTCAATTTCAGAGGAAGAACTGTTGAATTTAATCAATAAACTAAATAATGATGATAACGTAGATGGCCTCCTTGTTCAGCTGCCTCTTCCGG agcaCATTGATGAGAGAAAGATCTGCAATGCTGTTTCTCCAGACAAAGATGTTGATGGCTTTCATGTAATTAACGTAGGGCGAATGTGTTTGGACCAGAATTCCATGTTGCCAGCTACTCCATGGGGTGTGTGGGAAATAATTAAGCGAACTG gtATTCCAACCCTGGGGAAGAATGTGCTTGTGGCTGGAAGGTCAAAAAACGTTGGAATGCCCATTGCAGTGCTGCTGCACACGGATGGGGCGCACGAACGTCCCGGAG GTGATGCCACTGTCACAATATCTCATCGATATACTCCCAAGGAGCAGCTGAAGAAACATATGGCTCTTGCAGATATTGTGGTCTCCGCTGCAG GCATTCCAAATCTGATCACAGCAGATATGATTAAGGAAGGAGCAGCTGTCATTGATGTGGGAATAAACAGAATTCAAGATCCCATAACTGCTAAACCCAAGTTGGTTGGAGATGTGGATTTTGAAG GAGTCAGGAAGAAAGCTGGTTACATCACTCCAGTCCCTGGGGGTGTCGGTCCCATGACAGTGGCAATGCTAATGAAGAATACCATTATTGCTGCAAAAAAAGTGCTGAGGCTTGAAGAGCGGGAAGTACTGAAGTCTAAGGAGCTTGGAGTAGCAAGTAATTAA